In Zunongwangia profunda SM-A87, the following proteins share a genomic window:
- a CDS encoding PIN domain-containing protein, producing the protein MNGITSILLDCSFCIRLLKRDDEFHQNCVDYFKHFIENNIEMYLSTIVVSEYAVGDNPENLLSLNSFRLLEFDFKDAKFSGKFLSYLKALGKFGDFGERKVVINDIKLFAQIHNRKIDAYITKDRKSFKKMIAPLKEEFNLKLEVIDLTTPLNSKLGRLF; encoded by the coding sequence TGTTCCTTTTGTATTCGTTTACTAAAAAGAGATGATGAATTTCATCAAAATTGTGTCGATTATTTCAAACATTTTATTGAGAATAATATAGAAATGTATTTATCTACAATTGTAGTAAGTGAATACGCAGTTGGGGATAATCCTGAAAACTTACTTTCTTTAAATTCCTTTAGATTATTAGAATTTGATTTTAAAGATGCTAAATTTTCTGGTAAATTTTTATCTTATCTTAAAGCATTAGGAAAATTTGGTGATTTTGGCGAAAGAAAAGTAGTAATCAACGATATCAAGCTATTTGCTCAAATTCATAATCGAAAAATTGATGCCTACATTACAAAAGATCGAAAGTCTTTTAAAAAGATGATTGCCCCTTTAAAAGAGGAATTCAATTTAAAGTTAGAAGTTATCGATCTAACAACTCCATTAAACTCGAAATTAGGACGGCTATTTTAA